A window of the Branchiibius hedensis genome harbors these coding sequences:
- a CDS encoding HNH endonuclease signature motif containing protein encodes MSVAVAEQVSWADGVAGVHTALDALVSHREVDDHLTDADLRTLSASLARAKARIDAALMVLARGLHERDTARAVGATNTGQLLAADFGGDRREGNALVRAAIHLSNTPVVEDALAEGRVNREQAGTIAKALTHLPVAVAPEDRVRAQESLLDAARLLSIQDLGRAATRAADAFKTPAEADEHEENQLQARERRAARAARFWMRDNRDGTHRGGFTVPDTEAEMLRTAIEALSAPRRYHLEDTEPAEAAESGEPGESRDAGLPSDQAHRQGRAFATICTHLPADALPNAGGIAAVLTVNVDYDTLTGQVGPGTLPSGTRISASKAREIGCGAGILPQVLGGKSLPLDLGQLQRFFNATQRRALALRDRGCAYPGCDRPPHWCEGHHWRNPWTPHNPEDPHGGTDLDNGCLLCAHHHRLVHDRNFQIRERHDHLEFLVPPVIGQKTSADYGGDLFTPDNPPGTLRWQRNYHWSAHNPPACKGA; translated from the coding sequence GTGAGTGTCGCTGTTGCAGAACAGGTTTCGTGGGCCGATGGTGTCGCTGGCGTACACACCGCGTTGGATGCTCTGGTTTCCCACCGAGAGGTTGACGACCATCTCACCGACGCCGATCTACGGACACTCAGCGCGTCGCTGGCCCGGGCGAAAGCTCGGATCGATGCGGCGTTGATGGTGTTGGCCCGCGGGTTGCATGAGCGGGACACCGCCCGGGCGGTCGGCGCGACCAACACCGGGCAACTGTTGGCGGCTGATTTCGGGGGCGACCGGCGCGAGGGCAACGCCCTGGTCCGTGCCGCGATCCACCTGTCCAACACCCCGGTCGTGGAAGACGCGTTAGCTGAGGGCCGGGTGAACCGGGAACAAGCCGGGACCATCGCCAAAGCCCTCACCCACCTCCCCGTCGCCGTGGCCCCGGAGGACCGGGTCCGCGCCCAAGAATCCCTGCTCGATGCGGCCCGGTTGTTGTCGATCCAGGACCTGGGCCGGGCCGCGACCCGCGCCGCCGACGCCTTCAAGACCCCGGCCGAGGCGGACGAGCACGAAGAGAACCAACTACAAGCCCGGGAACGCCGCGCCGCCCGGGCGGCCCGGTTCTGGATGCGCGACAACCGCGACGGCACCCACCGCGGCGGCTTCACCGTCCCCGACACCGAAGCCGAAATGCTCCGCACCGCCATCGAAGCGTTGTCCGCACCCCGGCGCTACCACCTAGAAGACACCGAACCAGCCGAAGCGGCTGAATCAGGTGAGCCGGGTGAGTCGAGGGATGCTGGGTTGCCGTCGGACCAGGCGCACCGCCAAGGACGCGCGTTCGCCACGATCTGCACCCACCTACCCGCCGACGCCCTACCCAACGCCGGCGGGATCGCCGCCGTGCTCACCGTGAACGTCGACTACGACACCCTCACCGGCCAGGTGGGTCCCGGCACGTTGCCCTCGGGCACCCGGATCTCTGCCAGCAAGGCTCGTGAGATTGGCTGCGGGGCCGGGATCCTGCCCCAAGTCCTCGGCGGCAAGTCACTGCCCCTAGATCTGGGACAACTGCAACGGTTCTTCAACGCCACCCAACGCCGCGCCCTGGCCCTGCGAGACCGAGGCTGCGCCTACCCCGGCTGCGACCGCCCACCGCACTGGTGCGAAGGCCACCACTGGCGAAACCCCTGGACACCCCACAACCCCGAGGACCCCCATGGCGGCACTGATCTGGACAACGGGTGCCTGCTGTGCGCCCACCACCACCGGCTCGTGCACGACCGCAACTTCCAGATCCGCGAACGCCACGACCACCTCGAATTCCTCGTCCCACCAGTGATCGGACAGAAAACCAGCGCCGACTACGGCGGCGACCTCTTCACCCCCGACAACCCACCCGGCACACTCCGATGGCAACGCAACTACCACTGGTCAGCGCACAACCCGCCCGCTTGCAAGGGCGCCTGA
- the hpt gene encoding hypoxanthine phosphoribosyltransferase has product MDASDISGDLDHVLYTEQQIHDRLDALAAQIAVDYEDKDVLLVGVLKGAIMVMADLMRALPSSVPMDWMAVSSYGSGTKSSGVVRILKDLDTDIHDRHVLIVEDIIDSGLTLNWIRSNLLSRGPASLEICTLLRKPDAAKVAIECKYVGFDIPNEFVVGYGLDYDERYRNLRDIGTLAPHVYS; this is encoded by the coding sequence ATGGATGCCTCGGACATCTCCGGTGACCTCGACCACGTGCTCTACACCGAGCAGCAGATCCACGACCGACTCGACGCACTCGCTGCGCAGATCGCGGTGGATTACGAGGATAAGGATGTCCTGCTAGTTGGGGTCCTGAAGGGCGCCATCATGGTGATGGCCGACCTGATGCGGGCGCTGCCCAGCAGTGTGCCGATGGACTGGATGGCCGTGTCGTCCTACGGTTCGGGCACCAAATCCTCCGGTGTGGTGCGGATCCTGAAGGACCTGGACACCGACATCCACGACCGGCACGTCCTGATCGTCGAGGACATCATCGATTCGGGACTGACGCTGAACTGGATCCGCAGCAACCTGCTGTCCCGTGGGCCGGCGTCCCTGGAGATCTGCACCCTGCTGCGCAAACCGGATGCTGCCAAGGTCGCGATCGAATGTAAGTACGTCGGATTCGACATTCCCAACGAGTTCGTCGTCGGGTACGGGCTGGATTACGACGAGCGGTACCGCAACTTGCGTGACATCGGAACCCTCGCACCGCACGTTTATTCGTAG
- the folE gene encoding GTP cyclohydrolase I FolE produces MSIPPKVDLDRAAAAVRELLLALGEDPDREGLRDTPGRVARAYAEQFAGMWQEPQDVLNRTFDVSHDELVIVRDIELYSTCEHHLVPFHGVAHVGYIPAKSGRVTGLSKIARLVDVYAKRPQVQERLTSQIADALVEHLSAQGVLVVLECEHLCMSMRGVKKPGALTITSAVRGQLRSAATRAEAMSLIAAPRR; encoded by the coding sequence ATGTCAATCCCACCGAAGGTTGATCTGGACCGGGCGGCTGCGGCCGTCCGGGAACTCCTGCTGGCGCTGGGCGAGGATCCGGACCGTGAGGGTCTGCGCGACACCCCCGGTCGGGTGGCGAGGGCGTACGCCGAGCAGTTCGCGGGCATGTGGCAGGAGCCTCAGGACGTCCTGAACCGCACGTTCGATGTGTCCCACGATGAGTTGGTGATCGTGCGTGACATCGAGTTGTACTCCACCTGCGAGCACCACCTGGTGCCGTTCCACGGGGTGGCGCACGTCGGGTACATCCCCGCCAAATCGGGTCGGGTGACCGGCTTGTCCAAGATTGCCCGCCTGGTCGACGTCTACGCCAAACGTCCGCAGGTCCAGGAGCGACTGACCAGTCAGATCGCCGACGCGCTCGTCGAACATCTCAGTGCACAGGGCGTCCTGGTCGTCCTGGAGTGCGAGCACTTGTGCATGTCGATGCGTGGGGTGAAGAAGCCAGGGGCCCTCACCATCACATCGGCGGTCCGCGGTCAGCTACGCAGTGCGGCCACCCGCGCAGAAGCGATGAGCCTGATCGCGGCACCGCGGCGGTGA
- a CDS encoding S9 family peptidase — protein sequence MPTAPYGSWESIVTTSMLTSQGVGLSNPILDRETLYWLESRPSEGGRVGLWRRSPEGAPELVVPAPYNVRTRVHEYGGGAYAVRLGVVVFSDFTSGRVYRVTDDGPVPLTPASSDVRYADLRVHAGRGLVLAVRETHSPSAEPVNEIVALRLDEEGPGAVLVSGADFYSDPQLSADCELAWTQWDHPAMPWDATLIQRGVLGEDLTVSDVAPVAGGPGESALHPRWAPGGDLIFVSDRTGWWNLYAQRGSTVTALHPDEAEYAGPQWVFGLSPYVVLSTTHLLVTRTTNESTSIAMLDRVTGELTTVLPAGGTASLTSWSGTAAAIIDPPDGPRSVATIGLESGQWTTERSASSVTLPPEWVSLPQPVSWASTVASAPGDVHGWYYPPTNPSFSAPDGSRPPLIVESHGGPTSSASTGFSLSVQYWTSRGFAVLDVDYRGSSGYGRAYRDALQGNWGVLDVADCAAGALAMAAAGRADPARLIVRGGSAGGYTTLQSLVATTTFSAGVSYYGIGDLEMLARDTHKFESRYMDGLIGPYPAAAQTYRDRSPIHHLDRLSAPMLLLQGADDKVVPPNQAQEMAAAVRAKGLPVALIVFEGEGHGFRRADTITAATEAELSFYGRVFGFTPADSLPPIQIDNL from the coding sequence ATGCCCACCGCGCCCTACGGCTCCTGGGAGTCCATCGTCACCACGTCGATGCTGACCTCCCAGGGCGTCGGCCTGTCCAACCCGATTCTGGATCGCGAGACCCTGTACTGGTTGGAGTCCCGCCCGTCCGAGGGCGGCCGCGTCGGCCTGTGGCGTCGATCGCCCGAGGGCGCACCTGAGCTCGTCGTGCCGGCGCCGTACAACGTGCGCACCCGGGTGCACGAATACGGCGGCGGCGCGTACGCCGTACGACTGGGTGTCGTCGTCTTCTCCGACTTCACCTCGGGGCGGGTCTACCGGGTGACCGATGACGGTCCGGTGCCGCTGACGCCTGCCTCTTCCGATGTCCGGTACGCCGATCTGCGGGTGCACGCCGGACGTGGCCTGGTGCTGGCCGTGCGAGAGACGCATTCGCCGTCTGCGGAGCCGGTCAACGAGATCGTGGCGCTGCGGTTGGACGAGGAAGGTCCGGGCGCGGTGCTGGTCTCCGGCGCCGACTTTTACTCCGACCCGCAACTGTCCGCCGATTGCGAATTGGCCTGGACCCAGTGGGATCACCCGGCGATGCCGTGGGACGCGACGCTGATCCAGCGCGGGGTGCTGGGTGAGGACCTGACCGTGTCCGATGTGGCGCCGGTCGCGGGTGGACCGGGCGAGTCGGCGCTGCATCCGCGGTGGGCACCCGGCGGCGACCTGATCTTCGTCTCCGACCGGACCGGGTGGTGGAACCTCTACGCGCAGCGCGGCTCGACAGTCACCGCATTGCATCCGGACGAGGCCGAATACGCCGGTCCGCAGTGGGTTTTCGGCCTTTCGCCGTACGTCGTGCTGTCGACGACCCATCTCCTGGTCACCCGGACGACGAACGAGTCGACGTCGATCGCGATGTTGGACCGCGTGACCGGCGAGTTGACGACGGTGTTGCCGGCCGGCGGGACTGCGTCGCTCACCTCGTGGAGCGGAACCGCCGCCGCCATCATCGACCCGCCGGACGGACCACGCTCGGTGGCGACGATCGGTCTGGAGTCGGGGCAGTGGACGACGGAGCGCTCGGCCAGTTCGGTCACGCTTCCGCCGGAGTGGGTGTCGCTGCCGCAGCCGGTGTCGTGGGCCAGCACGGTTGCGTCAGCCCCTGGTGACGTTCATGGCTGGTATTACCCGCCGACGAATCCCTCGTTCAGCGCGCCGGACGGCTCGCGACCGCCGCTGATCGTCGAGTCGCACGGTGGTCCGACGTCGTCGGCATCGACCGGCTTCTCGTTGTCGGTGCAGTACTGGACGTCCCGCGGTTTCGCAGTGCTGGACGTGGACTACCGCGGCTCCTCTGGCTATGGCCGCGCGTATCGCGATGCGCTGCAGGGCAATTGGGGTGTTCTCGATGTCGCGGATTGTGCAGCAGGAGCGCTGGCGATGGCTGCTGCGGGGAGGGCCGATCCAGCCCGCCTCATCGTGCGCGGTGGCAGTGCTGGTGGTTACACGACCCTGCAGTCGCTGGTGGCGACGACGACCTTCTCGGCCGGCGTGAGTTACTACGGCATCGGCGATCTGGAGATGCTGGCCCGCGACACGCACAAGTTCGAGTCGCGGTACATGGACGGGCTGATTGGTCCGTATCCCGCTGCGGCACAGACGTATCGGGACCGCTCACCGATCCATCACCTGGACCGGCTGTCGGCGCCGATGCTGTTGTTGCAGGGCGCCGACGACAAGGTGGTGCCGCCGAACCAGGCCCAGGAGATGGCCGCCGCCGTCCGAGCAAAGGGTCTACCGGTTGCGCTGATCGTCTTTGAGGGCGAGGGTCACGGCTTCCGCCGGGCGGACACCATCACTGCGGCCACCGAAGCCGAGTTGTCCTTCTACGGAAGGGTTTTCGGTTTCACTCCTGCAGATTCACTGCCGCCGATCCAGATCGACAACCTGTAG
- a CDS encoding inorganic diphosphatase, translated as MSTDNSAQLEFDVSVEIPRGTRNKYEIDHKTGRIRLDRRLFTSMVYPTDYGYIEDTLGEDGDPLDALVLLTDSVIPGAIVEARAVGVFKMVDEAGGDDKILTVPAGDPRWDAINDIEDVEPFLLKEIQHFFETYKALEPGKSVEEGSHWVGAAEAQKVVAEAIARAQAEGFSTARWVVPKH; from the coding sequence ATGAGCACCGACAACAGCGCCCAGCTGGAATTCGACGTCAGTGTGGAGATCCCGCGTGGGACCCGCAACAAGTACGAGATCGACCACAAGACCGGGCGCATCCGCCTGGACCGGCGCCTGTTCACCTCCATGGTCTACCCGACGGACTACGGCTACATCGAGGACACCCTCGGCGAGGACGGCGACCCGCTGGACGCGCTGGTGCTGCTGACCGACTCGGTGATCCCGGGGGCGATCGTCGAGGCGCGCGCCGTCGGTGTCTTCAAGATGGTCGATGAAGCCGGTGGCGACGACAAGATCCTGACCGTGCCGGCGGGCGACCCGCGATGGGACGCCATCAACGACATCGAGGACGTCGAGCCCTTCCTGCTCAAGGAGATCCAGCACTTCTTCGAGACCTACAAGGCGCTCGAGCCGGGCAAGTCCGTCGAAGAGGGTTCGCACTGGGTCGGCGCGGCTGAGGCGCAGAAGGTCGTCGCTGAGGCGATCGCCCGGGCGCAGGCCGAGGGGTTCTCGACCGCTCGCTGGGTAGTTCCCAAGCACTGA
- the dacB gene encoding D-alanyl-D-alanine carboxypeptidase/D-alanyl-D-alanine endopeptidase produces MRKALISVVAILVLLAGYLTLDIFDKVPGFLTRADAPRAPLASPGASGTPTSSIAPPSPSPSSTAAISTPASKITAAQVAAAVKKPLASSWLGNTTGLVIRDVNSGQTLFDQSGSTPLEPASVTKLLSAWAVSHTMSLQQRLTTKVVAGSGNQIVLVAGGDTALNPGKGDPSSVNGYAGLADLATQVATALKKAGQTSVTLAVNTSYAPGPSTVPSWDPAYLSMGYTARIAMLGLSTQRAKAGIPAVDDPVKATQTAFAKNLTAQGITITALASSGPATGATLGAVQSAPLVDVLGMALQDSDNAMIESLVRQAAFTKGVAGDDAALTAWVRDTVAASGFDVTGVKLADVCGLADGTTIPPRLLADVLQKGASGADARFEEVMSRLPVGGWNGTMDDRFLQSTNVAAAGEVRAKTGSLTGVSSLAGTVRTDSGQLLVFAIITNGPQSQGPYGARAAIDNVVAAVASL; encoded by the coding sequence ATGCGTAAGGCGCTAATCAGCGTCGTCGCGATCCTCGTGCTGCTCGCGGGTTACCTGACCTTGGACATCTTCGACAAGGTCCCGGGTTTCCTCACCCGGGCCGATGCGCCGCGTGCGCCGCTGGCCTCCCCGGGAGCTTCCGGTACGCCGACCTCCAGCATCGCGCCGCCCTCACCTTCCCCGTCGTCCACTGCCGCCATCTCGACCCCGGCCTCGAAGATCACCGCGGCCCAGGTGGCCGCTGCGGTGAAGAAGCCGTTGGCCAGCAGCTGGCTGGGGAACACGACCGGCCTCGTGATCCGGGATGTAAACAGCGGGCAGACGCTCTTCGACCAGTCGGGCAGCACTCCGTTGGAACCGGCCTCGGTCACCAAGCTGCTGTCGGCCTGGGCGGTCTCGCACACCATGAGCCTGCAGCAGCGCCTGACCACGAAGGTGGTCGCCGGCAGCGGCAACCAGATCGTCCTGGTGGCCGGGGGAGACACGGCACTGAACCCGGGCAAGGGCGATCCGAGCAGCGTCAACGGCTACGCCGGTCTCGCCGACCTCGCCACCCAGGTCGCGACCGCCCTGAAGAAGGCGGGCCAGACCTCGGTCACGCTGGCGGTCAACACGTCCTACGCCCCCGGCCCGTCGACGGTGCCCTCGTGGGACCCGGCCTACCTGAGCATGGGGTACACCGCGCGGATCGCGATGCTCGGACTGTCCACCCAGCGCGCGAAGGCCGGCATCCCGGCAGTTGACGACCCGGTCAAGGCGACCCAGACCGCATTCGCGAAGAACCTCACCGCCCAGGGCATCACGATCACCGCACTCGCCTCCTCCGGCCCGGCTACCGGCGCCACGCTCGGTGCGGTCCAGTCGGCGCCGCTGGTCGACGTACTGGGAATGGCACTGCAAGACAGCGACAACGCGATGATCGAGTCCTTGGTGCGCCAGGCGGCGTTCACCAAGGGGGTCGCCGGCGACGACGCTGCGCTGACGGCGTGGGTCAGGGACACGGTCGCCGCCAGCGGATTCGACGTGACCGGTGTGAAACTCGCCGACGTCTGCGGCCTCGCCGACGGCACGACGATTCCGCCCCGCCTGCTGGCCGACGTGTTGCAGAAGGGGGCCAGCGGTGCCGACGCCCGGTTCGAGGAGGTCATGAGCCGGCTGCCGGTCGGTGGCTGGAACGGCACGATGGACGACCGGTTCCTGCAGTCCACCAACGTGGCGGCCGCCGGCGAGGTCCGGGCCAAGACCGGCAGTCTGACCGGCGTCAGCTCGCTCGCGGGCACGGTGCGCACCGACAGCGGCCAGTTGCTGGTCTTCGCGATCATCACCAACGGCCCGCAATCGCAGGGCCCGTACGGCGCTCGCGCCGCCATCGACAATGTCGTGGCTGCCGTGGCGTCACTGTGA
- the tilS gene encoding tRNA lysidine(34) synthetase TilS produces the protein MPGPDPAVAATRSAVRRVLDGATGQRVIVACSGGADSLALAAAVAFEAPRLSVQAAAVVVDHGLQDGSEQIATRAAQQCGALGLEPALVVRVQVTQQGTGPEDAARTARYSVLGDAAQDLGASAILLAHTRDDQAETVLLGLARGSGLRSIAGMATFDARRRLVRPFLDITRAQTQAACTAQGLTWWDDPHNTDPSYTRVRARQVLPTLEDALGPGVVAGLARTADLARSDADGLDQLAAAATAALGAPPWPVQDLAGLVEPVRRRVWRALFPQTAKVHIDELERLLRDWHGQVGIDVPGGVRVSRRNGQIEVGPAPGRSRLVE, from the coding sequence ATGCCCGGACCGGACCCCGCGGTCGCCGCGACCCGTTCGGCCGTACGCCGGGTGCTGGACGGAGCAACCGGACAGCGAGTGATCGTGGCGTGCTCCGGGGGAGCCGACTCGTTGGCGCTCGCGGCGGCCGTGGCGTTCGAGGCGCCCCGGTTGTCCGTGCAGGCCGCGGCGGTGGTGGTCGATCACGGCCTGCAGGACGGTTCGGAGCAGATCGCGACGCGGGCCGCCCAGCAGTGCGGTGCGTTGGGGCTGGAACCGGCGCTGGTGGTGCGGGTCCAGGTGACACAGCAGGGGACCGGGCCGGAGGATGCGGCGCGCACTGCCCGGTATTCGGTCCTGGGCGATGCCGCGCAGGATCTCGGCGCGAGCGCGATCCTGCTGGCGCACACCCGCGATGACCAGGCCGAGACAGTGCTGCTGGGTCTGGCCAGGGGTTCCGGGCTGCGGTCGATCGCCGGGATGGCGACCTTCGATGCCCGGCGTCGACTGGTACGACCGTTCCTGGACATCACCCGCGCGCAGACCCAGGCCGCGTGCACCGCGCAGGGCCTGACCTGGTGGGACGATCCGCACAACACCGACCCGAGCTACACCCGGGTCCGAGCCCGTCAGGTGCTGCCCACCTTGGAGGACGCGCTGGGCCCCGGGGTGGTGGCCGGTCTGGCCCGTACGGCGGACCTGGCCCGATCCGACGCCGACGGCCTGGATCAGTTGGCGGCTGCCGCAACCGCTGCCCTGGGAGCGCCGCCGTGGCCGGTGCAGGATCTGGCCGGACTGGTCGAACCCGTGCGGCGGCGGGTGTGGCGAGCGCTGTTTCCGCAGACCGCCAAGGTGCACATCGACGAACTCGAGCGGCTTCTTCGCGACTGGCACGGCCAGGTGGGGATCGACGTACCCGGTGGTGTCCGGGTCAGTCGGCGGAACGGTCAGATCGAGGTCGGCCCCGCACCCGGTCGCTCGCGTCTAGTTGAATAG
- the ftsH gene encoding ATP-dependent zinc metalloprotease FtsH, producing MDFKKLIRSPGLWLALVVVAGVIWFSVGSVGGYSQITTSQAIEQIKNKNVESAKLTPDSMSLTLKNPTTIDGNTNLTKVQANYISARGSNIVNLLNEDPPSQGFDDDTQKQNVFVSLLLSLLPFLLLLGLFWFLLSQMQGGGSRVMQFGKSKAKLATKDMPKVTFADVAGADEAVEELHEIKEFLQSPKKFLDVGAKIPKGVLLYGPPGTGKTLLARAVAGEAGVPFYSISGSDFVEMFVGVGASRVRDLFEQAKANAPAIIFVDEIDAVGRHRGAGLGGGHDEREQTLNQLLVEMDGFDVKTNVILIAATNRPDILDPALLRPGRFDRQIAVEAPDMAGRHHILQVHAKGKPMAPDVDLLTVARRTPGFSGADLANVLNEAALLTARSNAQIIDNRALDEAIDRVMAGPQKRTRVMSLKERKITAYHEGGHALVAAAMNHTEPVSKITILPRGRALGYTMVLPADDKYSTTRNELLDQLAYALGGRVAEEIVFHDPSTGASNDIEKATGLARKMVTQFGMSERIGAIKLGSGNGEVFLGRDMGHERDYSEVLAGTVDEEVRRLIEAAHDEAWHALNDNRDILDTLVLELLEKETLNADALAELFKDVHKRPRRQVWLSSDRRLVSDRPPVMTPAEKEAIARGEKPEEDKLPAEVIVEVPEGGYIDGSSNGHVNPTEG from the coding sequence ATGGATTTCAAGAAGCTCATTCGTAGTCCGGGGCTCTGGCTTGCGCTCGTGGTCGTAGCCGGCGTCATCTGGTTCAGCGTCGGCAGTGTCGGCGGGTACAGCCAGATCACCACCTCGCAGGCGATCGAGCAGATCAAGAACAAGAACGTCGAATCGGCCAAGTTGACGCCGGATTCGATGAGTCTGACGCTCAAGAACCCGACGACGATCGACGGCAACACCAACCTGACGAAGGTCCAGGCCAACTACATCAGCGCCCGCGGATCGAACATCGTCAACCTGCTCAACGAGGACCCGCCGTCGCAGGGTTTCGATGACGACACCCAGAAGCAGAACGTCTTCGTCAGCTTGCTGCTGAGCCTGCTGCCCTTCCTGTTGCTCCTCGGTCTGTTCTGGTTCCTGCTGTCCCAGATGCAGGGTGGCGGTTCCCGGGTCATGCAGTTCGGCAAGTCCAAGGCCAAGCTGGCGACCAAGGACATGCCGAAGGTGACCTTCGCCGATGTGGCCGGCGCCGACGAAGCGGTCGAAGAACTCCACGAGATCAAGGAGTTCCTCCAGTCGCCGAAGAAGTTCCTCGACGTGGGCGCCAAGATCCCCAAGGGCGTCCTGCTCTACGGCCCGCCCGGCACCGGTAAGACGCTGCTGGCCCGCGCGGTCGCCGGTGAAGCCGGGGTGCCGTTCTACTCGATCTCCGGTTCGGACTTCGTCGAGATGTTCGTCGGTGTCGGTGCCTCCCGCGTCCGCGACCTGTTCGAGCAGGCCAAGGCGAACGCCCCCGCGATCATCTTCGTCGACGAGATCGACGCCGTCGGCCGGCACCGTGGTGCGGGCCTCGGCGGCGGCCACGACGAGCGCGAGCAGACGTTGAACCAGTTGCTGGTCGAGATGGACGGCTTCGACGTCAAGACGAACGTCATCCTGATTGCGGCGACCAACCGGCCCGACATCCTGGACCCGGCGTTGCTGCGCCCGGGCCGTTTCGACCGGCAGATCGCCGTCGAGGCTCCGGACATGGCCGGCCGACACCACATCCTGCAGGTGCACGCCAAGGGCAAGCCGATGGCCCCTGACGTCGATCTGCTGACGGTGGCGCGTCGTACCCCCGGTTTCTCCGGTGCGGACCTGGCCAACGTGCTGAACGAAGCGGCGCTGTTGACCGCTCGCAGCAACGCGCAGATCATCGACAACCGCGCGCTGGACGAAGCGATCGACCGCGTCATGGCTGGTCCGCAGAAGCGCACCCGGGTGATGAGCCTGAAGGAACGCAAGATCACCGCCTACCACGAAGGCGGTCACGCGCTGGTGGCTGCGGCGATGAACCACACCGAGCCGGTCAGCAAGATCACCATCCTGCCGCGCGGTCGTGCACTGGGTTACACCATGGTGCTGCCCGCCGACGACAAGTACTCCACGACCCGCAACGAGCTGCTGGACCAGTTGGCCTATGCGCTCGGTGGCCGCGTCGCGGAGGAGATCGTCTTCCATGACCCCAGCACCGGTGCCTCCAACGACATCGAGAAGGCGACCGGTCTGGCCCGCAAGATGGTCACCCAGTTCGGGATGAGCGAGCGGATCGGCGCGATCAAGCTGGGCTCCGGCAACGGTGAGGTCTTCCTGGGCCGGGACATGGGCCACGAGCGCGACTACTCCGAGGTGCTCGCCGGCACGGTCGATGAGGAGGTGCGCCGGCTGATCGAGGCCGCGCACGACGAGGCGTGGCACGCCCTCAACGACAACCGGGACATCCTGGACACCTTGGTCCTCGAACTTCTCGAGAAGGAAACCCTCAACGCCGACGCGCTGGCCGAACTGTTCAAGGACGTGCACAAGCGTCCGCGCCGGCAGGTGTGGCTGTCCAGCGACCGACGCCTGGTCTCTGACCGCCCGCCGGTCATGACTCCCGCGGAGAAGGAAGCGATCGCCCGAGGCGAGAAGCCCGAAGAGGACAAGCTGCCGGCCGAGGTGATCGTCGAGGTCCCCGAGGGCGGTTACATCGACGGTTCCAGCAACGGGCATGTCAATCCCACCGAAGGTTGA
- a CDS encoding zinc-dependent metalloprotease — protein sequence MSFVDWAAAGKVAHRLIADGPAVSLGQAHAAVEDLRDAAHRARGPVAETARMHSPSSADSPVLIVDRTVWTDINLASTSALLDPVIEQVFAKKQPGPVSRAVSAKVGAAEVGAVFGFVASKVLGQFDIAPGGTPSLLLVAPNIVATERELQADPADFRLWVCLHEETHRVQLIGVPWLREHMIDRTRALMLDLVPDPDQLGDRLQQAVRALPGMLREGGGGLADLVTTPEQREKMADLTAVMSLMEGHADVVMDDVGPQVVPSVAEIRRKFTARRGGSGGVDRLLRRLLGLDAKMRQYRDGAVFVRAVTDKVGVDGFNEVWTSPETLPTAREIENPADWVARVHS from the coding sequence GTGAGCTTCGTTGACTGGGCTGCCGCGGGCAAGGTTGCCCATCGGCTGATCGCGGACGGTCCCGCAGTCAGTCTCGGGCAGGCGCACGCCGCCGTCGAGGACCTGCGGGACGCCGCGCATCGCGCGAGGGGCCCGGTGGCCGAGACCGCCCGGATGCACTCGCCGTCCAGTGCTGACTCGCCCGTGCTCATCGTCGACCGCACCGTGTGGACCGACATCAACCTGGCCTCGACATCGGCGCTGCTGGACCCGGTGATCGAGCAGGTCTTCGCCAAGAAGCAACCGGGCCCGGTGAGCCGGGCCGTGTCGGCCAAGGTCGGCGCGGCCGAGGTCGGTGCCGTCTTCGGTTTCGTGGCCAGCAAGGTGCTGGGTCAGTTCGACATCGCGCCGGGCGGCACGCCAAGTCTGCTGCTGGTCGCGCCGAACATCGTGGCGACCGAGCGCGAACTGCAGGCGGATCCCGCCGACTTCCGCCTGTGGGTGTGCCTGCATGAGGAGACCCACCGGGTGCAGTTGATCGGTGTGCCCTGGTTGCGCGAGCACATGATCGACCGCACCCGTGCGCTGATGCTGGATCTGGTCCCCGACCCTGACCAGCTCGGCGACCGGCTGCAACAAGCGGTGCGGGCGCTGCCGGGCATGCTCCGCGAAGGCGGCGGTGGGCTGGCCGATCTGGTCACGACGCCCGAGCAACGCGAGAAGATGGCCGATCTGACCGCTGTGATGTCCCTGATGGAGGGTCACGCCGACGTGGTCATGGACGACGTGGGGCCGCAGGTGGTGCCCAGCGTCGCCGAGATCCGCCGCAAATTCACGGCCCGCCGCGGCGGGTCTGGCGGCGTCGACCGCTTGCTACGACGGCTGCTCGGCCTGGACGCCAAGATGCGCCAGTACCGCGACGGTGCCGTCTTCGTGCGGGCCGTGACCGACAAGGTCGGCGTCGACGGCTTCAACGAGGTCTGGACCTCGCCGGAGACGTTGCCGACCGCGCGTGAGATCGAGAACCCCGCGGACTGGGTCGCGCGGGTGCATTCCTGA